A part of Gossypium hirsutum isolate 1008001.06 chromosome A07, Gossypium_hirsutum_v2.1, whole genome shotgun sequence genomic DNA contains:
- the LOC107952899 gene encoding probable protein S-acyltransferase 14 isoform X1: MHRSGATMAWNVFKFCTALRGLGSIMILLVLGVVGVSYYSVVLTNFGPALYDGGLDSLTAVVVLILFHCLLVMLLWSYFSVVLTDPGSIPANWRPALDEERGEADPLNGSEFNGLQTNPSNQRIRYCRKCNQLKPPRCHHCSVCGRCVLKMDHHCVWVVNCVGALNYKYFLLFLFYTFLETSLVTLALLPHFIAFFSDVEIPGTPGTLATTFLSFVLNLAFALSVLGFLIMHISLVAANTTTIEAYEKKTTPKWRYDLGRKKNFEQVFGTDKRYWFIPAYSDEDLRRMPALLGLEYPSKPDFDSQEF; the protein is encoded by the exons ATGCATAGATCTGGAGCAACGATGGCCTGGAACGTCTTCAAGTTTTGTACAGCTCTGAGGGGTCTGGGATCGATCATGATCCTGTTGGTTTTAGGGGTCGTGGGTGTCTCATACTACTCTGTCGTTTTGACCAATTTTGGCCCTGCTTTGTACGATGGTGGCCTTGATTCCCTTACTGCTGTTGTCGTCTTGATCTTATTTCATTGTTTG TTGGTGATGCTGTTATGGAGTTACTTTTCTGTTGTTTTGACTGATCCGGGAAGCATACCAGCTAACTGGAGGCCAGCTTTAGATGAGGAGAGAGGGGAGGCTGACCCATTGAATGGTTCAGAGTTCAATGGTTTGCAGACAAACCCATCAAATCAAAGAATTCGATATTGTCGCAAGTGCAACCAGCTGAAACCACCTCGCTGCCATCATTGTTCTGTTT GTGGGCGGTGTGTGCTAAAGATGGACCATCATTGCGTGTGGGTTGTCAATTGTGTTGGTGCATTAAATTACAAGTATTTCCTTCTTTTCTTG TTTTACACATTCCTCGAAACTAGTCTTGTGACTTTGGCCTTATTGCCTCATTTCATAGCATTCTTTAGTGATGTAGAAATTCCAGGAACCCCTGGAACCTTGGCTACCACTTTCCTTTCCTTTG TTTTGAATCTGGCATTTGCATTAAGTGTCTTGGGCTTTTTGATCATGCACATATCTTTGGTGGCCGCTAATACGACTACTATTGAG GCCTATGAGAAGAAAACCACTCCAAAATGGCGTTATGACCTTGGTCGGAAGAAAAATTTTGAACAG GTGTTTGGTACAGACAAGCGATACTGGTTTATTCCAGCTTATTCGGATGAGGATTTACGACGGATGCCAGCGCTGCTGGGCCTTGAATATCCATCAAAGCCTGATTTTGATTCGCAGGAGTTCTAA
- the LOC107952899 gene encoding probable protein S-acyltransferase 14 isoform X2: MAWNVFKFCTALRGLGSIMILLVLGVVGVSYYSVVLTNFGPALYDGGLDSLTAVVVLILFHCLLVMLLWSYFSVVLTDPGSIPANWRPALDEERGEADPLNGSEFNGLQTNPSNQRIRYCRKCNQLKPPRCHHCSVCGRCVLKMDHHCVWVVNCVGALNYKYFLLFLFYTFLETSLVTLALLPHFIAFFSDVEIPGTPGTLATTFLSFVLNLAFALSVLGFLIMHISLVAANTTTIEAYEKKTTPKWRYDLGRKKNFEQVFGTDKRYWFIPAYSDEDLRRMPALLGLEYPSKPDFDSQEF, from the exons ATGGCCTGGAACGTCTTCAAGTTTTGTACAGCTCTGAGGGGTCTGGGATCGATCATGATCCTGTTGGTTTTAGGGGTCGTGGGTGTCTCATACTACTCTGTCGTTTTGACCAATTTTGGCCCTGCTTTGTACGATGGTGGCCTTGATTCCCTTACTGCTGTTGTCGTCTTGATCTTATTTCATTGTTTG TTGGTGATGCTGTTATGGAGTTACTTTTCTGTTGTTTTGACTGATCCGGGAAGCATACCAGCTAACTGGAGGCCAGCTTTAGATGAGGAGAGAGGGGAGGCTGACCCATTGAATGGTTCAGAGTTCAATGGTTTGCAGACAAACCCATCAAATCAAAGAATTCGATATTGTCGCAAGTGCAACCAGCTGAAACCACCTCGCTGCCATCATTGTTCTGTTT GTGGGCGGTGTGTGCTAAAGATGGACCATCATTGCGTGTGGGTTGTCAATTGTGTTGGTGCATTAAATTACAAGTATTTCCTTCTTTTCTTG TTTTACACATTCCTCGAAACTAGTCTTGTGACTTTGGCCTTATTGCCTCATTTCATAGCATTCTTTAGTGATGTAGAAATTCCAGGAACCCCTGGAACCTTGGCTACCACTTTCCTTTCCTTTG TTTTGAATCTGGCATTTGCATTAAGTGTCTTGGGCTTTTTGATCATGCACATATCTTTGGTGGCCGCTAATACGACTACTATTGAG GCCTATGAGAAGAAAACCACTCCAAAATGGCGTTATGACCTTGGTCGGAAGAAAAATTTTGAACAG GTGTTTGGTACAGACAAGCGATACTGGTTTATTCCAGCTTATTCGGATGAGGATTTACGACGGATGCCAGCGCTGCTGGGCCTTGAATATCCATCAAAGCCTGATTTTGATTCGCAGGAGTTCTAA
- the LOC107952900 gene encoding 40S ribosomal protein S13: MGRMHSRGKGISASALPYKRTPPSWLKISSQDVEENICKFAKKGLTPSQIGVILRDSHGIAQVKSVTGSKILRILKAHGLAPEIPEDLYHLIKKAVAIRKHLERNRKDKDSKFRLILVESRIHRLARYYKKTKKLPPVWKYESTTASTLVA; this comes from the exons ATGGGTCGTATGCACAGCCGAGG TAAGGGTATTTCCGCATCTGCTCTGCCCTACAAGAGGACTCCACCAAGTTGGTTGAAGATCTCTTCTCAAGAT GTGGAGGAGAACATTTGTAAGTTTGCAAAGAAAGGTTTGACCCCATCACAAATTGGTGTCATTCTCCGTGATTCTCACGGGATTGCTCAGGTGAAGAGTGTTACAGGCAGCAAGATTTTGCGGATACTGAAAGCCCACG GACTTGCTCCTGAAATCCCCGAGGATCTGTACCACTTGATCAAGAAAGCCGTTGCCATCAGAAAGCATCTTGAGAGGAACAGGAAAGACAAGGATTCCAAATTCAGGTTGATCTTGGTCGAGAGCAGAATCCATCGTCTTGCCCGCTATTACAAGAAAACAAAGAAGCTCCCACCCGTGTGGAAATA TGAGTCAACCACCGCCAGTACTCTTGTGGCTTAG